The genomic segment CGTCAATTTTTGGCACTTTCTCTTCTGAATTCAGGCCTGCGGGGGACTGTCGGGCGGCACTCGCTGGGAGATCTGAAAGAAAAGATCAATATTGACGTGATCTTATCAATCTTACCGGCACTCGGCGGTTTTGTGGCACAAGGCCTGCTTATAGAGCCCATATCTGCAGGGCGTCGGTGGTGGGTGAGCAGGTAAATCGGTTTTCCAGGATGTCTGTGCCCAAGTTCCATGCTGACTACATCGAAGCAACAAGGGTTCACGCTGATCGAATTGATGGTCGTGGTGGTGATTGTGGGAATTCTCGCTGCGTTTGCCATCCCCAATTTTCTTCGATACCGGGCGCAGGCGATGCAGGCTGAGGCACGGTCGAACTTGGCGGGTATCTTCGTGGCCGAGACCTCGTTCTTCAGTGAGCGGAAAGAATATGGGAATTTTACAGATGTGGGCTTTGCCATCGCCGAAGGCGGGACGAACCGCTACACCTATCGGTCCGGTCTGGGAATTGGATCGGGGATGGGGCCGAACGGGGGCAATCTCTGCGGACCGTCCAGCAGCTGTGACACGATTCAGACGGCGTCTCCGATGCCAGGGGCAATGACATATACGGGAGCGGTAGGTAGCGCGACGACATCCGCCTCTGGATTTACAGCCACCGCCGCGGCGGATCTCGATGGAGATGCCACGCATGACGGCTGGTATGTGAACGATGCGAAGCAGGGATTGAACGGGGCGGAGCCCAATGATGTGTCGAGTTAGTGAGAGCGCAAAACTTGTCAGAAGATGACGGAAAACGGAATGGAGTTCAGGCGGCGAGGCCAGAGGTTACGGACGGAATGGAGCTAAGTAAACGAAATATAGAAGAAATGATAAGGAACTACAGGAAGGAGGTGTTGGGCATAGAATCTGCTATTCCCAAGATCTGCTAGGCTTGAAAAAAGCTGTGTCGTACGAAGAGGCAAGGGAGAAGAACGTGTCGGATGAAGTAGCAACATTAGGAAAGGGAGGAAGTATGTTGAAGCAAATCAAGGGTCAAAAAGGTTTTACGTTGATCGAGTTGATGATCGTTGTGGCGATCATCGGTATCTTGGCGGCCATCGCCATTCCGAACTTCTTGCGTTACCAGGCGAAGTCCCGGCAGTCTGAAGCCAAGACTAACCTGGGCGCGATTTTCGTGGCGGAGACGGCTTATCTCAGCGAAAATTCACGTTACGGAAGCTTCTCGGAGATCGGCTATGCTCTGGCCGGATCGACCAATCGATACACGTATCGGAGCCCGGCTGCCGGTGGTAACGCGGCGTCCGGAGGCAATGCTTTCCCGGCTGCCAACTATGACCAGATTCCGTGCGGTGCTCCTGCGGGCTGTACGGTTCAGACTGACGCAGCTCCAGCAGTGCCGTCAAACGCCAGCACTACGGCGGGTGCGGTCGGCTTCACCGCGTCGGCGGTTGCCAGTATCGACAATGACGCGACGATCGATGGTTGGTCAGTCAATGATATCAAGGGTGGTTTGACCCAGGCGGTTCCTGACGACGTGATCAGCTAACGATCAGTCGCAGGGTGTTTCAGAGACGGGGGAGGAACCACGTTCCTCCCCCGTTTTCATTCCGGCTGACGCATTGGCATTGTGCTCGATTCGCGCACTGAGTTGTCTGTTCTGGTCACTGCCTACCACGTCGAGTATTCAATTTCACTTTGCCAAATTAGGCTTGTCTGATAAAGCAGGAGATATCCGCTTCGGCAAGTGACCAAGACGTCGCTATGAACATGCTGCCTCCCATTTCGCTGCTGTTGGTCAGCGCACTCGTGATCTTCTCGCCCCTGCAGGAAGGCGGTACGACTCATCCCGCACAAATGATCATCAGGCTGTTGATCGTAACGTGGCTGGGAATCGTGCTGGCGGCGGGCATTCGCGCTGGGCGACTTGCCATCCCTGTGTTGACGATGCGGTACGTGGTACTGGCCTTTGTCGGTCTGGCTTTGCTGGCGACCATCCTTTCACCCTACGCTCATCCGAGCCGCCAGTGGTTCATTGTGATCGTGGGGTACGCGACGTTATTCTATTTACTTGTCTCCTTCGTGGACCGGTGGGAGCATATTCGTACGCTGACTCTTGTGATCGTGCTAATGGGCGTGGGCGAAGC from the Nitrospira sp. genome contains:
- a CDS encoding type II secretion system protein, which gives rise to MLTTSKQQGFTLIELMVVVVIVGILAAFAIPNFLRYRAQAMQAEARSNLAGIFVAETSFFSERKEYGNFTDVGFAIAEGGTNRYTYRSGLGIGSGMGPNGGNLCGPSSSCDTIQTASPMPGAMTYTGAVGSATTSASGFTATAAADLDGDATHDGWYVNDAKQGLNGAEPNDVSS